One region of Pyramidobacter sp. YE332 genomic DNA includes:
- a CDS encoding ATP-binding protein, with the protein MNKIVRAMWNGEIKIITGLRRCGKSVLLFELFYDYLLSQGVKDEQIVRIALDQRRFYRYRNPIVLCESVESLIQKESKKRFYLLLDEVQMTSTALDSESGGISVTVYDMLNELKAYKNLDMYVTGSNSRGLSSDVATEFRGRATQIRVYPLSFAELYSHVGGDERAALDRYMLYGGMPRLLSLDDEKDKKDYLMSLYNELYLKDIAERNGVEREDLMNGILDYLASQIGSLTNPTAVANALTSMRREKVNPSLVSNYIQYSLDSFLISEAKRFDVKGKSYFKYPNKYYYTDLGLRNARLNYRQFDPGHIMENVIYNELVRRGYSVDVGVVSDRAGGGNVRKEIDFVVNDTNRRIYIQSALRMDMESKTSSELASLWLTNDFFKKIVIRMDLLHSYYDENGIFHCALGDFLLNRVELF; encoded by the coding sequence TTGAACAAAATCGTTCGCGCCATGTGGAACGGAGAGATCAAGATCATCACGGGACTTCGCCGCTGCGGGAAATCGGTGCTGCTGTTCGAGCTGTTTTACGATTATCTGCTCAGTCAGGGCGTGAAGGACGAACAGATCGTCAGGATCGCGCTCGATCAGCGAAGGTTCTATCGATACCGCAATCCGATCGTCCTGTGCGAGTCTGTCGAGTCGCTGATCCAGAAAGAGTCGAAAAAGCGGTTTTATCTTTTGCTCGACGAAGTTCAGATGACTTCGACGGCGCTCGACAGCGAAAGTGGCGGTATCTCTGTGACTGTCTACGACATGCTGAACGAGCTGAAAGCGTACAAAAATCTTGACATGTACGTGACGGGGAGCAATTCCAGAGGGCTGTCCAGCGACGTCGCGACGGAATTTCGTGGGCGGGCGACGCAGATCCGCGTTTATCCGCTGTCGTTTGCGGAATTATACTCGCATGTCGGCGGCGACGAGCGCGCGGCGCTTGACCGGTACATGCTTTATGGCGGGATGCCGCGCCTGCTTTCTCTCGATGATGAGAAAGACAAGAAAGATTATCTCATGTCTCTTTATAACGAGCTGTATCTGAAAGACATCGCTGAGCGCAACGGCGTTGAGCGGGAGGACCTGATGAACGGCATCCTTGATTATCTCGCCTCGCAGATCGGCTCGCTGACGAATCCGACGGCCGTCGCAAACGCTCTGACGAGCATGAGACGGGAAAAGGTGAATCCTTCGCTTGTGTCGAATTATATCCAGTATTCCCTCGATTCATTCCTGATCAGCGAGGCGAAGCGGTTTGACGTGAAGGGCAAATCGTATTTCAAGTACCCCAACAAATATTACTATACCGACCTCGGCCTGCGCAACGCGCGGCTGAATTACCGGCAGTTCGACCCGGGACACATCATGGAGAACGTAATTTACAATGAGCTTGTCCGCCGAGGTTATTCCGTCGATGTCGGCGTAGTCAGCGACCGCGCTGGCGGAGGCAACGTGCGGAAAGAGATCGATTTCGTCGTCAACGATACGAACAGAAGGATCTATATCCAGTCGGCGCTGAGAATGGACATGGAGAGCAAAACTTCGTCTGAGCTCGCTTCGCTGTGGCTGACGAACGATTTTTTCAAAAAGATCGTGATTCGCATGGACTTGTTGCACAGCTACTATGACGAAAACGGGATTTTCCACTGCGCGCTTGGCGATTTTCTGCTGAATCGCGTCGAACTGTTCTGA